A single window of Gossypium hirsutum isolate 1008001.06 chromosome A10, Gossypium_hirsutum_v2.1, whole genome shotgun sequence DNA harbors:
- the LOC121208038 gene encoding uncharacterized protein has product MLKEVVDQNEPMETRGRARKASRSRDMLSSLEIRVVNLEESVGDMKETLEVVLTRMEELREDSKEFVLDSLRSTSDKLIGRDEALETLLTAMKEEIAELKGELRICKAALGSRMLASGPKQRHVDVPKPEKFKGIRSAREVDNFLWELEQYFRAIGIEDDATKVNTASIYFSDVALLWWRRRSTNEKCGGTTIGTWEEFQRELKKQFYPQHTEKEAHAKLRRLTQQGTVRDYVWEFSELMLQISDLNEKEAFYWFEDGLKMWAKQELRRLNITELTEAMAKVENFYDVGGRKFDNNDSSKPKSRPKDNGGGNKDQREKNDEGPKSSQGKPWDRKGPMKCFLCQGPHRMSVCPKKATFHAMEAREEAEYDTKSLNSILGGVEEKSSNGLMFVDIIVAGRRLNALVDTGASDLFMSKEMAKEFGLRIEEDSGRIKTVNSESIPITGVAKGVELKLGEWTGKTTIKVIPLDDYDFVVGLSLLDRLNADIHPFENYMTISDANQRYMVRMKRKGSMEGKTLSAIQFAKGVRRNEVSYLATLRDNMDDKFEVEIPKEVERLLKSFQDVMPIKLPKSLPPKREVDHKIELLPNGEPPARAPYRMAPPELEELRKQLIELLDVGFIRPSKASFGPPVLFQKKHDGFLRMCIDYRALNKITIKNRYPIPLITDLFDQLGSARWFTKLDLRSGYHQVRIAEGDEPKTACVTRYGSFEFLVMPFGLTNALTTFCTLMNKVLQPFLGRFVVVYLDDIVVYSKTLEEYVGHLGEVFQTL; this is encoded by the coding sequence ATGTTGAAAGAAGTTGTTGATCAGaatgagccaatggagacccgtgggagggctagaAAGGCTAGTCGATCGAGGGATATGCTGTCGAGCTTGGAAATTCGAGTGGTTAATCTCGAGGAGTCTGTTGGTGACATGAAGGAAACACTCGAAGTGGTCCTAACCCGTATGGAGGAACTGAGGGAAGATAGCAAGGAGTTTGTGTTGGACTCCCTTAGATCCACTTCGGACAAACTAATAGGGAGGGACGAAGCTCTTGAGACCCTGCTGACTGCCATGAAGGAAGAGATTGCTgagcttaagggggagctcaGAATCTGTAAGGCTGCCCTGGGAAGTAGGATGTTGGCTTCGGGACCAAAGCAACGTCATGTGGATGTTCCAAAACCCGAGAAGTTCAAGGGGATTAGGTCCGCAAGAGAAGTGGACAACTTCCTGTGGGAATTGGAGCAATATTTTCGAGCAATTGGTATTGAGGATGATGCCACCAAGGTAAACACCGCTTCAATTTACTTTTCTGATGTTGCTCTCTTGTGGTGGAGACGTAGGTCCACGAATGAGAAATGTGGAGGAACGACCATTGgaacttgggaggagttccaaagAGAGTTGAAGAAGCAGTTTTATCCACAACATACAGAAAAGGAGGCTCATGCTAAGTTGCGTCGGCTTACGCAACAAGGCACTGTTCGAGATTATGTTTGGGAATTCAGCGAGTTGATGCTTCAGATCTCAGACTTGAATGAGAAAGAAGCATTCTATTGGTTCGAGGATGGTTTAAAAATGTGGGCCAAGCAAGAGTTGCGTCGCCTAAATATCACTGAATTGACCGAAGCTATGGCCAAGGTAGAAAATTTCTATGATGTTGGGGGAAGAAAGTTTGATAATAATGATTCTTCCAAACCCAAGTCGAGACCCAAAGACAATGGTGGGGGAAACAAGGATCAAAGGGAAAAGAACGACGAAGGCCCAAAGTCTAGTCAAGGTAAGCCTTGGGATAGAAAAGGACCAATGAAGTGCTTTCTTTGCCAAGGCCCACATAGAATGAGTGTCTGTCCAAAGAAAGCCACTTTTCATGCAATGGAGGCACGCGAGGAAGCCGAATATGACACCAAAAGCCTCAATTCGATATTAGGAGGTGTCGAAGAGAAGTCAAGCAATgggttgatgtttgtggacatcatcGTAGCTGGCAGAAGATTGAATGCACTTGTTGATACTGGTGCATCTGATTTATTCATGTCTAAAGAAATGGCAAAGGAATTTGGCCTTAGAATCGAGGAAGATTCGGGACGAATCAAAACGGTGAATTCAGAAAGCATTCCTATAACGGGTGTGGCAAAAGGGGTGGAACTCAAACTTGGCGAGTGGACGGGCAAAACGACCATTAAGGTAATCCCACTTGATGATTACGATTTTGTAGTTGGATTAAGTTTACTTGACAGGCTTAATGCGGATATTCACCCTTTCGAGAACTACATGACCATCTCCGATGCAAATCAACGATATATGGTGagaatgaaaaggaaaggaagcaTGGAGGGAAAAACCTTGTCGGCAATTCAATTTGCCAAAGGAGTCCGTCGAAATGAAGTCTCCTACCTAGCTACCTTGAGAGACAATATGGATGATAAATTCGAGGTGGAAATTCCAAAGGAAGTGGAACGGTTGCTAAAGTCATTTCAAGATGTAATGCCCATAAAGTTGCCCAAAAGTTTGCCACCTaagagggaggtggaccacaaGATTGAGCTGTTGCCCAATGGTGAACCACCAGCAAGGGCACCATATCGGATGGCTCCACCGGAACTAGAGGAATTGCGGAAGCAGTTGATAGAGCTTTTAGATGTCGGGTTCATTAGACCATCTAAAGCCTCGTTCGGCCCACCTGTGTTATTTCAAAAGAAGCATGATGGAtttttgagaatgtgcatcgactacaggGCCTTAAACAAAATCACTATAAAAAACAGGTATCCCATTCCTCTTATTAcagatttgttcgatcaacttgGTAGCGCAAGATGGTTTACTAAGTTGGATTTGCGATCGGGGTACCACCAAGTGAGAATAGCCGAAGGGGATGAACCCAAGACAGCCTGTGTAACTAGGTATGGGTCCTttgagttcttggtgatgccattcgggttgacaaatgctctgACCACATTTTgtaccctaatgaataaggtattaCAACCTTTCTTGGGtcgttttgtggttgtttatctTGACGATATTGTGGTATATAGTAAGACGCTCGAAGAGTATGTGGGACACTTGGGGGAGGTGTTCCAAACTCTATGA